The following coding sequences lie in one Mucilaginibacter sp. KACC 22773 genomic window:
- a CDS encoding RNA-binding S4 domain-containing protein, with protein MIEFKLNGDFIPMIQLLKAAGLVPTGGEAQIVVSEGEVSYNGQVDYRKRLKVKRGDLVEFRGNKIMVI; from the coding sequence ATGATTGAATTTAAGTTAAACGGCGATTTTATCCCGATGATACAACTCCTAAAAGCAGCAGGGCTGGTACCAACCGGTGGCGAGGCGCAAATAGTTGTAAGTGAGGGCGAAGTAAGCTATAACGGACAGGTTGATTACCGCAAACGCCTTAAAGTAAAACGAGGCGACCTGGTTGAATTCAGAGGAAATAAAATCATGGTTATTTAA
- a CDS encoding sterol desaturase family protein: MHHLDKAEISAIVILCLLVILTLVEMGLSYWEDRHYYETRDTFTNIYLTSLAVVTNLIVKGSTFIILSFTYRYRLFQIHNVWLYWFVLIVAQDFLYWLLHYIGHYCRVFWAIHVTHHSSEHFNFTTGFRSTVFEPLYRVFFYLPLALFGFSALDILYAYLVTQFYGNLVHTQYKIPLPKWYGWIFVTPAHHRVHHASNIPYLDKNMGMVLILWDRMFGTFRDEDLPEPVKYGITKQPDDMGPVNVIFHEWKALIHDVKHAPGFKNKMGYLFNPPGWSHDGSTQTARVMQQEYEIQHISPLIEQKQTA; this comes from the coding sequence ATGCACCACTTAGATAAAGCGGAAATAAGCGCCATTGTAATACTTTGCCTTTTAGTTATTTTAACCCTTGTAGAAATGGGTTTAAGTTATTGGGAGGACAGGCATTATTACGAAACGCGCGATACTTTTACCAATATTTATCTTACCTCGCTTGCTGTTGTAACAAACCTTATTGTAAAAGGCAGCACATTTATCATCCTGAGCTTTACTTACAGGTATCGGTTATTTCAAATCCATAATGTTTGGTTGTATTGGTTTGTGCTGATTGTAGCACAGGACTTTTTGTACTGGCTATTGCATTACATTGGCCATTATTGCCGCGTTTTTTGGGCCATACACGTAACCCACCATTCGTCAGAACATTTCAACTTCACCACCGGTTTCCGTTCAACGGTGTTTGAGCCGTTGTATAGGGTATTTTTTTATTTGCCGCTGGCGTTATTTGGCTTTAGTGCTTTAGATATTTTATATGCCTACCTGGTTACGCAGTTTTACGGCAACCTGGTACATACACAATATAAAATTCCGCTGCCAAAATGGTACGGGTGGATTTTTGTAACGCCTGCACATCATCGTGTGCACCATGCATCAAACATCCCCTACCTGGATAAAAACATGGGCATGGTATTAATTTTATGGGACAGGATGTTTGGCACCTTCCGCGACGAGGATTTGCCCGAGCCTGTTAAATACGGCATTACCAAACAACCTGATGATATGGGTCCGGTAAATGTTATATTTCACGAATGGAAGGCGTTGATACACGATGTTAAACACGCGCCGGGTTTTAAAAATAAAATGGGGTATTTATTTAACCCGCCGGGCTGGAGTCATGACGGCAGTACGCAAACTGCAAGGGTAATGCAGCAGGAGTATGAAATTCAGCATATTTCGCCCCTCATCGAGCAAAAACAAACCGCTTAA
- a CDS encoding MFS transporter, with protein MLTPVIQSYKNAYYGLSKNSWYLSLVMLINRSGTMVVPFMSVYTIQKLHFTVIQSGWVMAFFGIGAFGGAFLGGKLTDKIGFYDVQVGALLLGGIQFIILGYQHSFISISILTFVLSICNESFRPANSAAIAHYADETTRTRSYSLNRLAVNLGWAVGGGLGGFLASINYHLLFWVDGCTNILAAILLLKLMPRSQIRKSVKDVLKEAKSAAAHTDGVFLIFIILNTLFSCCFFEFFITQPVFYTIQWHLGPRFIGFLMALNGILIVAV; from the coding sequence ATGCTAACTCCTGTTATCCAATCCTACAAAAACGCTTATTACGGACTATCTAAAAACAGCTGGTACCTGAGCCTGGTAATGCTTATTAACCGGAGCGGTACTATGGTGGTTCCGTTTATGAGCGTTTATACCATCCAAAAACTGCACTTTACGGTAATCCAGTCGGGTTGGGTAATGGCATTTTTTGGCATTGGTGCGTTTGGGGGAGCGTTTTTAGGCGGGAAGCTAACCGATAAAATAGGTTTTTATGATGTGCAGGTTGGGGCCTTGCTTTTAGGTGGCATCCAGTTTATCATTTTAGGCTATCAGCATTCCTTTATCAGTATCAGCATTCTTACGTTTGTACTCAGCATTTGTAATGAATCTTTCAGGCCGGCAAACTCGGCGGCAATTGCGCATTATGCTGATGAGACCACCAGAACACGATCCTATTCGTTAAACCGACTGGCTGTTAACCTTGGTTGGGCGGTTGGAGGTGGTTTAGGCGGATTTTTAGCTTCAATTAATTACCACTTGCTGTTTTGGGTTGACGGCTGCACCAATATTTTGGCTGCAATACTTTTGCTGAAACTGATGCCCCGCTCGCAAATCAGGAAATCAGTGAAGGATGTGTTGAAAGAAGCAAAATCGGCAGCGGCCCATACCGATGGTGTGTTTTTAATATTCATCATTTTAAACACACTTTTCTCTTGCTGCTTCTTTGAGTTTTTTATAACCCAACCGGTGTTTTATACTATACAATGGCACCTCGGCCCGCGTTTTATCGGTTTTTTAATGGCCTTAAACGGAATTTTGATTGTAGCTGTCTAA
- a CDS encoding chorismate mutase — protein sequence MKLNLNIQPLHTWIKTGKEPLVIAGPCSAETEDQLVATAHLLAQTGKISALRAGIWKPRTRPGEFEGIGSIGLEWLKRAKAETGLPTAIEVATGKHVEEALKAGVDILWVGARSTVNPFTVQEIADALRGVDVPVMVKNPVNPDLSLWIGALERINNAGITKLAAIHRGFSSYEKSAFRNEPMWDIAIALKTLAPELPIINDPSHISGNRDLIGYISQKALDLDMQGLMIESHIDPSVAWTDAKQQVTPAALADIIDHLALRKPEVRNAEVNDKLHELRNQIDKIDDLVIQKIAERMLIADKIGQHKKDNGITILQVGRWDEILQKRTNYAKALKLGSEFTEKLLELLHAESISRQTAIMNASEAGQAAEKLTHA from the coding sequence ATGAAACTAAATTTAAACATACAGCCGCTTCATACCTGGATTAAAACCGGTAAAGAACCATTGGTAATTGCTGGCCCTTGCAGCGCCGAAACTGAAGATCAGCTGGTAGCCACCGCTCATTTATTAGCCCAAACCGGTAAAATTTCTGCCTTACGTGCAGGTATCTGGAAACCACGTACCCGCCCGGGAGAGTTTGAAGGTATTGGCTCAATTGGTTTGGAGTGGTTAAAACGCGCCAAAGCCGAAACCGGCCTGCCAACCGCTATTGAAGTAGCTACCGGTAAACACGTTGAAGAAGCTTTAAAAGCAGGTGTTGATATCCTTTGGGTTGGTGCACGTTCAACAGTAAACCCTTTTACTGTACAGGAAATTGCTGATGCTTTGCGCGGTGTTGATGTACCGGTAATGGTTAAAAACCCGGTAAACCCCGATCTTTCTTTATGGATTGGCGCTTTAGAGCGTATCAACAACGCCGGTATCACTAAACTTGCTGCTATCCACCGCGGTTTTTCATCTTACGAAAAATCTGCTTTCCGTAACGAGCCAATGTGGGATATCGCTATTGCTTTAAAAACTTTAGCCCCTGAATTGCCTATCATTAACGATCCAAGCCACATATCAGGTAACCGCGACCTTATTGGTTACATTTCACAAAAAGCTTTGGATTTGGATATGCAAGGTTTAATGATCGAATCGCACATCGATCCAAGCGTAGCCTGGACAGATGCTAAACAACAGGTTACCCCTGCTGCACTTGCTGATATCATCGATCATTTGGCTTTACGTAAACCAGAAGTACGCAATGCCGAGGTTAACGATAAACTACACGAACTGCGCAACCAGATTGATAAAATTGACGATTTAGTTATCCAGAAAATTGCCGAGCGTATGCTGATTGCCGATAAAATCGGTCAGCATAAAAAAGATAATGGCATTACTATTTTACAGGTTGGCCGTTGGGACGAAATCCTGCAGAAACGCACTAACTACGCTAAAGCATTAAAATTAGGCAGCGAGTTTACCGAAAAATTACTGGAGCTTTTACACGCCGAATCTATCAGCAGGCAAACAGCCATCATGAACGCCAGCGAAGCAGGCCAGGCAGCAGAAAAACTAACACACGCGTAA
- the aroB gene encoding 3-dehydroquinate synthase has product MDTIQSDNYPIFFENSIDELANFVKQGHYSRFFILTDENTAEHCLPLVKSKIEDQDNFDIIEINAGEESKDIDFCIGIWKMLIDFGADRKSLLINLGGGVISDLGGFAASTFKRGIDFVHVPTTLLSQVDASVGGKTGIDIDSIKNIIGTFTQPKAVFIELGFLDTLPPKQILSGLAEMLKHGLIQDAAYWNQLKTSDLSKPSAELVHRSVAIKNKITIEDPHEKGIRKALNFGHTIGHAIETYSLINDEDHLSHGEAIAIGMICEAYLAHKKTGLPAEELQEITDTLNNLYPRYTIHESSFNTLFEYMKKDKKNQSGNINCTLLTNIGQCNIDNICTEAELCESLLYYINL; this is encoded by the coding sequence ATGGACACCATTCAGAGCGATAATTACCCCATTTTTTTTGAAAATAGTATTGATGAACTGGCCAATTTTGTAAAACAAGGCCACTATTCGCGTTTTTTTATTTTAACCGACGAAAATACCGCCGAGCATTGCCTGCCCCTTGTAAAAAGCAAAATAGAAGATCAGGACAACTTTGATATCATTGAGATAAACGCAGGCGAAGAGAGTAAGGACATTGACTTTTGCATTGGCATCTGGAAAATGCTGATAGACTTTGGAGCCGACCGTAAAAGCCTGCTTATTAACCTTGGCGGCGGCGTTATCAGCGATCTGGGCGGCTTTGCCGCGTCTACATTTAAACGCGGGATTGATTTTGTACACGTACCTACTACCCTATTGTCGCAGGTAGATGCATCAGTAGGCGGTAAAACCGGGATCGATATCGATAGCATTAAAAATATCATAGGTACCTTTACACAACCCAAAGCTGTATTTATTGAATTGGGCTTTTTAGATACCCTGCCTCCAAAACAAATCCTATCGGGCCTGGCCGAAATGCTGAAACACGGGCTTATCCAGGACGCCGCTTACTGGAACCAGTTAAAAACCAGCGACCTGAGCAAGCCATCAGCCGAACTGGTACACCGGTCTGTAGCCATAAAAAACAAGATCACCATTGAAGACCCGCACGAAAAAGGGATCCGCAAGGCTTTAAACTTTGGGCACACAATCGGCCATGCAATTGAAACTTATTCACTGATCAATGATGAAGATCATTTATCGCATGGCGAGGCCATTGCAATAGGCATGATTTGCGAGGCCTACCTGGCGCATAAAAAAACAGGCCTGCCTGCCGAAGAACTGCAAGAGATAACTGATACACTTAATAACCTTTATCCGCGTTATACCATCCATGAATCAAGCTTCAATACGTTGTTCGAGTATATGAAAAAGGATAAAAAGAACCAGAGCGGTAATATAAATTGCACCCTGCTGACCAACATTGGTCAATGTAATATTGATAATATCTGCACAGAAGCCGAACTTTGTGAGAGTTTATTGTATTATATTAATTTGTAA
- a CDS encoding prephenate dehydratase — MKIEKPRVAIQGIRASFHEEAGLRYFGENAQMIECNSFKQTFESLKKREADYVVMAIENSIAGSILPNYTLLLDYGFPVVGEIYLPIQLHLMALPGVKFEDVKYVTSHPIALRQCVDFFDEYPHLKIVESSDTAACAKRIRDEQLTDTVAIANSLAATLYGLDVLERRIESNKRNFTRFLILTHHENMDKKTANKASLCFQVSNKVGALAKVLNIFAEEGLNMSKIQSMPILGKRNEYNFYVDVEWDEQKHYDSAIRQILKYTQNFNILGEYERHDDEPSVAPKPQRIDRGRRYINIRRNV, encoded by the coding sequence ATGAAAATAGAAAAACCAAGAGTTGCCATCCAGGGGATCCGCGCCTCCTTCCACGAAGAAGCCGGCCTGCGTTATTTTGGCGAAAACGCTCAGATGATTGAGTGCAACTCTTTTAAACAAACTTTTGAAAGTTTAAAAAAACGCGAGGCCGATTATGTGGTAATGGCTATTGAAAACAGCATTGCCGGCAGCATATTGCCCAACTACACCTTACTGTTAGATTATGGCTTCCCTGTTGTAGGCGAAATTTACCTGCCCATTCAATTACACCTGATGGCTTTGCCAGGTGTAAAGTTTGAGGATGTAAAATACGTAACCTCGCACCCTATTGCCCTGCGCCAATGTGTCGATTTTTTTGACGAGTACCCGCATCTTAAAATTGTGGAGAGCAGCGATACCGCAGCCTGTGCCAAACGCATCCGCGATGAACAATTAACGGATACAGTAGCTATCGCCAATTCATTGGCTGCAACACTGTATGGACTGGATGTTTTAGAACGCCGCATCGAATCAAATAAAAGGAACTTTACCCGCTTTTTAATCCTCACCCATCATGAAAACATGGATAAAAAAACGGCCAATAAAGCGTCGCTTTGTTTCCAGGTAAGCAATAAGGTTGGGGCTTTGGCCAAAGTGCTAAACATTTTTGCCGAAGAAGGTTTAAATATGAGCAAAATTCAATCAATGCCTATACTTGGTAAGCGTAACGAATATAATTTTTATGTAGATGTGGAGTGGGACGAGCAGAAACACTACGATAGCGCTATCCGGCAGATACTGAAATACACACAAAATTTTAACATACTTGGCGAATATGAAAGACACGATGACGAACCATCAGTAGCACCCAAACCCCAAAGAATTGATCGCGGCAGGCGATATATTAACATCCGCCGCAACGTTTAA
- the aroC gene encoding chorismate synthase → MAGNSFGQVFRITTFGESHGEAIGVIIDGCPAQLVVDTDYIQGELDKRKPGQSKITTQRKEADTVRILSGVFEGKTTGTPIAMLIPNEDQRSKDYTHNVDVFRPSHADYTYQTKYGIRDHRGGGRSSARETAARVAAGALAKLLLKTQGIEIAAHVSSVGKIDAPNVEIKNVQEFIDEREKNIVRCADPATAEEMIEFIDSVRKDGDTVGGKVSCYIKNCPVGLGDPVFDKLHADLGKAMLSINAVHGFEFGSGFAGSEMRGSEHNDIFVKSHLGDITTITNYSGGIQGGISNGMPIEFKVAFKPVATIMKNQATIDSEGNAAEISGKGRHDPCVVPRAVPIVEAMAALVLADHWLRNRNSRLS, encoded by the coding sequence ATGGCAGGCAATTCATTCGGGCAAGTATTCAGGATAACCACTTTTGGCGAATCACATGGCGAGGCAATTGGGGTAATAATAGATGGCTGCCCGGCACAATTGGTAGTTGATACCGATTATATACAAGGCGAGCTGGATAAACGCAAACCAGGTCAGTCGAAGATTACCACACAACGTAAAGAGGCAGATACGGTACGGATTTTATCCGGCGTATTTGAAGGTAAAACCACGGGCACGCCCATTGCTATGCTGATCCCGAATGAAGATCAGCGATCAAAGGATTATACCCATAATGTTGATGTGTTCCGTCCCTCCCACGCCGATTATACTTACCAAACCAAATATGGCATTCGCGACCACCGTGGCGGTGGCCGTTCCTCGGCCCGTGAAACAGCGGCGCGTGTTGCTGCGGGTGCCCTGGCCAAGCTATTGCTCAAAACCCAGGGCATCGAGATTGCAGCCCATGTAAGCAGTGTTGGCAAAATAGATGCACCAAACGTTGAAATTAAAAACGTTCAGGAATTTATTGATGAGCGCGAGAAAAACATCGTGCGATGTGCCGACCCGGCAACAGCCGAAGAAATGATAGAATTTATTGACAGCGTACGCAAAGACGGTGATACTGTTGGCGGCAAAGTGAGCTGTTACATAAAAAATTGCCCTGTAGGTTTAGGCGACCCTGTATTTGACAAACTACATGCCGATTTAGGTAAAGCCATGCTAAGCATCAACGCCGTACACGGCTTTGAATTTGGATCGGGCTTTGCCGGCAGCGAAATGCGGGGATCTGAGCATAACGATATTTTTGTAAAGTCGCATTTAGGCGATATAACAACTATTACCAATTATTCGGGCGGTATCCAGGGCGGCATCAGCAATGGAATGCCTATCGAATTTAAAGTAGCCTTTAAACCGGTTGCCACCATCATGAAAAACCAGGCCACTATTGATAGCGAAGGTAACGCTGCCGAAATATCGGGCAAAGGCCGCCATGACCCTTGCGTGGTGCCACGCGCGGTACCCATTGTTGAGGCGATGGCCGCATTGGTTTTGGCCGATCATTGGTTGCGTAACCGCAATTCGAGGTTAAGCTAA
- the aroA gene encoding 3-phosphoshikimate 1-carboxyvinyltransferase: MQNIILSKSNKYIKGTVNLTGSKSECNRALIIEALSNGKVKVDNVSDSADSVLLAGILRKNQEVLADGSDHGPSSIDHGLQTVDIGPAGTAMRFLTAYYAIQDYEVILTGSQRMKERPIGVLVDALRQLGAHIGFEEQDGYPPIKLKGGFEQLSRQISIKGNISSQYITALLLIAARLPLGLELHIEGELTSRPYVEMTLAMLQTAGIQHAWTDNVITIVNQDFATTSLYIEPDWSAASYWYAIAALADEAEIFLTGLTAYSLQGDSVITEIMANFGITSQFKDGGVHLLKEAKPLSRKIFDMKECPDLAQTVIVVCAALGHEATFTGLETLKIKETDRVLALQTELAKMGVKLIEKGQVYKLDCSEKFIPERMFINTYHDHRMAMAFAPLALVVPQLEFENGPVVDKSYPAFWDDLEKQGFAVETVEG; encoded by the coding sequence ATGCAAAACATCATCCTGAGTAAAAGTAATAAGTATATAAAAGGCACGGTTAACCTCACCGGTTCAAAAAGTGAATGTAACCGCGCCCTCATTATCGAAGCGCTGAGCAACGGTAAGGTTAAGGTAGATAATGTATCCGATTCAGCCGATTCTGTGTTGTTAGCAGGCATCTTGAGGAAGAATCAAGAGGTATTGGCAGATGGTAGCGACCATGGTCCATCGTCCATAGACCATGGGCTACAAACCGTAGACATCGGCCCTGCCGGTACGGCGATGCGTTTTTTAACGGCTTATTATGCCATACAGGATTACGAGGTGATTTTAACCGGCAGCCAGCGCATGAAGGAAAGGCCGATAGGTGTTTTGGTTGATGCCTTGAGGCAATTAGGTGCCCATATAGGTTTTGAAGAGCAAGATGGCTACCCTCCTATTAAATTAAAAGGTGGTTTTGAGCAGCTAAGCCGTCAAATCAGTATCAAAGGTAACATCAGCAGTCAGTACATTACCGCACTTTTGCTAATTGCAGCCCGGTTGCCGCTTGGTTTGGAACTGCATATTGAAGGCGAACTAACGTCGCGCCCGTATGTAGAAATGACATTGGCTATGTTGCAAACAGCCGGTATCCAGCACGCTTGGACTGATAATGTGATTACCATAGTCAACCAGGATTTTGCCACAACATCATTATACATTGAACCAGACTGGAGCGCGGCATCGTACTGGTATGCTATTGCCGCCCTGGCCGATGAAGCAGAAATATTCCTGACCGGTTTAACCGCTTACAGCCTGCAGGGCGACAGCGTGATAACCGAGATAATGGCCAACTTTGGTATCACATCTCAATTTAAAGATGGCGGTGTACATTTACTAAAAGAGGCCAAACCTTTAAGCCGCAAAATCTTCGACATGAAAGAATGCCCGGATTTGGCACAAACAGTAATTGTAGTATGCGCGGCATTAGGTCACGAAGCAACTTTCACCGGGTTAGAAACGCTGAAGATCAAAGAAACCGACAGGGTTTTAGCTTTACAAACCGAACTTGCCAAAATGGGCGTTAAACTCATTGAAAAAGGCCAGGTTTATAAACTGGATTGCAGCGAAAAGTTTATCCCGGAGCGTATGTTCATCAACACCTACCATGATCACCGTATGGCTATGGCTTTTGCACCATTGGCCCTTGTTGTTCCTCAACTGGAATTTGAAAACGGCCCGGTAGTCGACAAATCATATCCTGCATTTTGGGATGATCTGGAGAAGCAAGGGTTTGCAGTGGAAACGGTAGAAGGTTAA